One Kineosporiaceae bacterium DNA segment encodes these proteins:
- a CDS encoding exopolyphosphatase: MSGGGVRRVAAIDCGTNSLRLLIADVDPATQHLRDVHRRMEIVRLGQGVDATGRFDPAALQRALSLTAEYAQSCRDADVSAIRFVATSASRDAADAHVFIDGVRELLGVEPEVITGAEEAALSFLGATRGLEAIAVPAEERLPVLVVDIGGGSTEVVLGEIGVPGSPTAAAPLASRSVDVGCVRLFERHGGDLAAIRADLEAALDDVARVVPLHRARALVGLAGSVTTLTAHALRLPRYEPERIHGAVLPVATVTAACDDMAALTSDQRRALPYLHPGRVDVIVAGALIWRGVLDRVAAAAGVQQVVTSEHDILDGIAWSAAESA; encoded by the coding sequence ATGAGCGGCGGAGGCGTCCGGCGGGTGGCGGCGATCGATTGCGGCACCAACTCGTTGCGGTTGCTGATCGCTGATGTCGACCCGGCCACGCAGCACCTGCGCGACGTCCACCGGCGCATGGAGATCGTGCGGCTCGGGCAGGGGGTGGACGCCACCGGGCGCTTCGATCCGGCCGCGCTGCAGCGGGCGTTGAGCCTGACCGCCGAGTACGCGCAATCCTGCCGGGACGCCGACGTGAGCGCGATCCGGTTCGTCGCGACCTCGGCCAGCCGGGACGCCGCCGACGCGCACGTGTTCATCGACGGCGTCCGCGAGCTGCTCGGCGTGGAGCCCGAGGTGATCACCGGGGCCGAGGAGGCCGCGCTGTCGTTCCTGGGCGCCACCCGCGGGCTGGAGGCGATCGCGGTGCCGGCCGAAGAGCGGCTGCCCGTGCTCGTGGTGGACATCGGAGGGGGATCCACCGAGGTGGTCCTGGGCGAGATCGGTGTTCCGGGATCGCCGACCGCGGCAGCGCCGTTGGCCTCGCGGTCGGTGGACGTCGGCTGCGTGCGGCTGTTCGAACGGCACGGCGGCGACCTCGCGGCGATCCGCGCCGATCTCGAGGCAGCCCTGGACGACGTCGCGCGCGTCGTCCCGCTGCACCGGGCCCGGGCTCTGGTGGGCCTGGCGGGATCGGTGACCACCCTGACCGCGCACGCCCTGCGGCTGCCGCGCTACGAGCCGGAACGGATTCACGGTGCGGTGCTGCCCGTGGCCACGGTGACCGCGGCCTGCGACGACATGGCCGCGCTGACCAGTGATCAGCGGCGCGCGCTGCCCTACCTGCACCCGGGCCGGGTGGACGTGATCGTGGCCGGTGCACTGATCTGGCGTGGGGTGCTCGACCGGGTCGCGGCGGCCGCCGGGGTGCAGCAGGTGGTGACCAGCGAGCACGACATTCTCGACGGGATCGCCTGGTCGGCGGCCGAGTCGGCGTGA
- a CDS encoding methylmalonyl-CoA carboxytransferase subunit 5S codes for MAELHGDNTARVTRGRTVGITELALRDAHQSLMATRMALEDMVGACADIDAAGYWSVECWGGATFDACIRFLNEDPWQRLRTFRELLPNSRLQMLLRGQNLLGYRHYGDDVVDRFVEAAAENGMDVFRVFDALNDVRNVERSIAAVKRAGKHAQGTICYTVSPLHTVEGYVELARNLADLGCDSLALKDMAALLKPQPAFDIVTAIKQALPGMQVNVHCHATTGVTLVSLMKAIEAGADVVDTAISSMSLGPGHNPTESMVEMLEGTGFVADLDKVLLGRVKEHFAAVKPRYAQFMSSFSVETDIFDSQIPGGMISNMESQLKQQGAGDKLAEVLAEVPRVRKAAGYPPLVTPSSQIVGTQAVFNVLMGRYHVLTAEFADLMLGYYGYTLGEMDPEVVAKARAQTGKEPITVRPGDLIAPEWDALRDQAAGLDGFDGSDEDVLTYAMFPKVAPGFFTTRSQGPKNVGRDPAEVEAERVAAAGDTGSGPVRMPISYDITVDGRTHTVSVRPA; via the coding sequence ATGGCCGAGCTGCACGGTGACAACACAGCGCGCGTGACGCGTGGCAGAACAGTTGGCATCACGGAGTTGGCGCTGCGTGATGCGCATCAGTCCCTGATGGCGACCCGGATGGCCCTCGAGGACATGGTGGGGGCCTGCGCCGACATCGACGCCGCAGGGTACTGGAGCGTGGAGTGCTGGGGCGGGGCGACGTTCGACGCGTGCATCCGCTTCCTCAACGAGGATCCGTGGCAGCGGTTGCGCACTTTCCGCGAGTTGCTGCCGAACAGTCGCCTGCAGATGCTGCTGCGCGGCCAGAACCTGCTCGGCTACCGCCACTACGGCGACGACGTGGTCGACCGGTTCGTCGAGGCGGCAGCCGAGAACGGCATGGACGTGTTCCGGGTGTTCGACGCGCTCAACGACGTCCGCAATGTCGAGCGATCGATCGCCGCCGTCAAGCGGGCCGGCAAGCATGCGCAGGGCACGATCTGCTACACCGTCTCGCCGCTGCACACCGTCGAGGGGTACGTCGAGCTGGCCCGCAACCTGGCCGACCTGGGCTGTGACTCGTTGGCGCTGAAGGACATGGCGGCCTTGCTGAAGCCGCAGCCGGCGTTCGACATCGTGACCGCGATCAAGCAGGCGTTGCCCGGTATGCAGGTCAACGTGCACTGCCACGCCACGACCGGGGTCACCCTGGTCTCGCTGATGAAGGCCATCGAGGCCGGCGCCGATGTGGTCGACACCGCGATCTCGTCGATGAGCCTGGGGCCGGGGCACAACCCGACCGAGTCGATGGTCGAGATGCTCGAGGGCACAGGGTTCGTGGCCGACCTCGACAAGGTGTTGTTGGGGCGGGTCAAGGAACACTTCGCCGCGGTCAAGCCGCGCTACGCCCAGTTCATGAGTTCGTTCTCGGTCGAGACCGACATCTTCGACAGCCAGATCCCCGGCGGCATGATCTCGAACATGGAGTCCCAGCTGAAGCAGCAGGGCGCCGGGGACAAGCTGGCCGAGGTGCTCGCCGAGGTGCCCCGGGTGCGCAAGGCGGCCGGCTACCCACCGTTGGTGACGCCGTCCAGTCAGATCGTGGGCACCCAGGCGGTGTTCAACGTGCTGATGGGGCGCTACCACGTGCTCACCGCCGAGTTCGCCGACCTCATGCTCGGCTACTACGGCTACACCCTGGGCGAGATGGATCCCGAGGTGGTGGCCAAGGCCCGGGCGCAGACCGGCAAGGAGCCGATCACGGTCCGTCCGGGTGACCTGATCGCACCGGAGTGGGACGCGTTGCGGGATCAGGCCGCCGGGCTGGACGGGTTCGACGGCAGCGACGAGGACGTGCTCACCTACGCGATGTTCCCCAAGGTCGCTCCCGGCTTCTTCACCACCCGCAGTCAGGGGCCGAAGAACGTCGGACGCGATCCGGCCGAGGTCGAGGCCGAGCGGGTGGCGGCGGCGGGCGATACCGGCAGCGGGCCGGTACGCATGCCGATCAGCTACGACATCACCGTTGACGGCCGGACCCACACGGTCTCGGTGCGGCCGGCATGA